The segment CTTTAAGAATAACTGAGGTCTCTACTCCAAGCGCAAGAAGTTCAAGTACTATAGCCTCTGCCCTTTTTTGTTCACCCTTAGCAATTCCCTCCGCAATTCCTTCCGCACGTCCTTCCGCACGTCCTTCTGCTTTAGCACCATTCATCCGTGAAGCCTCATCACGCAAATACTTCATCCGGGCATCATACTCCATACGTGTAGCGGCATCCTGGCTCAGAAATTCAAGTGTATCCATTGCTTTTTTTAACATGGGTTCATTCATGGTCAGCACCTCCCAGTTTGGTTGTTCAACACCCTTCAGGAATAATAACCAGTTGATTAAACCGCCTGTTAACGGTATGGCCTGATCCTCAAGCTCGGCTTATTATATCATGGCAGAATTACGCGTTGTAGACAAAATCAGCCTTTTTGGATACATATAATGCTATTCTGTCCCTAAAACTCTGTAACGCATACACTCAATTAGGCGGCGTTATTTTTTACAAGAATGTATATGTTTTAGGGTCCCCGCAAAGTACCTGAGTCATCACCTACACTAAAGCCCCACTTTGTGGGGTTATTTTAGGGTTTACCCTGTCAGGGAAAGGGGACTCCCCTATATCTGAGCCGGGGAACGGCGGATACAATGAGTACAGGAAGTATCAATAACAGGAAATCATCACAAGAAAAAACGGCGGAAAGGTGAAACGAATGATTAAAAAAATGCAATTGCCGCTGCAAACCTTAAACTTGATTACCGGATTCATGGTGTGGGTGATTATCTCTTCGCTGATGCCCTTTATCTCGGAGGATATCAGCATTCCTTCCGGACGGCTGGCGATGGTCACGGCGATTCCGGTAGTGCTTGGCTCGATTCTGAGAATTCCGCTGGGCTATTATGCGAATATTCTGGGGGCGCGGATTATTTTTATGTCGAGCTTCGTGCTGCTGCTGTTCCCGGTCTACTTCATCAGTGAAGCGTCCACAGTCACACATCTTATTATCGGAGGCCTGTTTTTGGGGGTAGGAGGAGCTGTATTTTCAGTAGGCGTAACCTCATTGCCGAAGTACTATGCGAAGGAGAAGCATGGTCTGGTTAACGGTATCTATGGAATCGGGAATCTCGGTACAGCGGTTACGACCTTCTCAGCGCCAATCCTGGCAGCACAGTTCGGCTGGCAGACTGCGGTCAAAATGTATCTGATTCTGCTGCTGGTATTCATCGTTCTTAACTTCTTCTTCGGTGACCGTCAGGAGCCCAAGCTCCGCACTCCGATTATTGAACAGATCAAGAGCGTGTCCAGGAACGAGAAGCTTTGGCTGTTCTCCCTGTTCTATTTCATTACCTTTGGCTCCTTCGTAGCCTTTACCATTTATCTGCCTAATTTTCTGGTATCCAGTTTTGGTCTGGAAAAGGTAGATGCCGGGATGCGCACCGCCGGCTTCATCGCGGTAGCGACCTTCTTCCGTCCGATTGGCGGCTGGCTGGCTGACAAGTTCCAGCCTTTATTCTTACTTATCTTCACCTTCAGTGTATATACGGTGGCTGCTATTATTCTGGCCTTCATGCCGGACATGGGCCTGTATACGGCAGGCTGCCTGGCGATTGCGGTAAGTGCCGGAATCGGCAACGGTGTTATTTTCAAGCTGGTACCTCTGTACTTCAATAAGCAGGCGGGGATTGCCAACGGGATTGTGTCGATGATGGGCGGTCTGGGCGGATTCTTCCCTCCGATTATGCTATCTGTGATTCATGCGGCAACCGGACAATATTCCATCGGCTTCATGCTGCTGTCCCAGGTAGCGTTGGCCAGTCTGGTGCTTGTGGTGTGGCTGTACTTCCAGGACCGGCTTGCTCTTACCTCTGAGGTGTTCAATTCGACCGGCCAGGGGATTCTGGTTACGGATGTGTCCGGCCACATCAAGACGGTCAATCCGGCCTTCACGAGGCTTACCGGCTACACCGAAGAAGAGGTGCTGGGCAAACAGCCGAGCCTGCTGAAATCCGGCCGCCAGCCGAAGGACTTTTACCGCGTGATGTGGGGTGAGGTCAAGTCAAAGGGCATGTGGCAGGGCGAGATCTGGAACAAGCGCAAGAACGGGGAAGAATACCTGCAGTGGCTGAATATTAGCGCCGTGAAGGATGAGACCGGTGAAGATGTCCGGTATGTAGGCACCTTCAGCGATATTACGCAGAAATAAACGGATGTACGGATGCTCAGTCCGGTACCCGCTGAGGAGCAGATGAGGGTGGAGATGAACAGAATCTCGGTTACTGTAGCGGAAGCTGTGCTGCGGGTAACCGGAAGAGTATGCCGCACAGGTACAGAGAACGTTCCGCTTCATGCAAGCTATGGACGTATTCTGGCCGGGCCGCTCACCGCAACCCATGATGTACCGCATTTCACCCGGTCCCCGTATGACGGCTATGCCATCGCTTCCAGAGATTCGGCCGGTGCTTCCGGCAGTAACCGGGTAAGCTTCACCGTGGTGGATCATATCGGCGCAGGGGAAGTGTCGCAGGCTGTAATCGGCCCTGGTGAAGCGGTACGGCTGATGACAGGGGCAGCGCTCCCGGCCGGGGCAGATGCGGTAGTTATGTTTGAACAAGCAGTCTCCGCAGGGCGGACATTTACGATCCGCAAGGCGTTTGCGCCGCAGGAGAATCTCTCTCTGCAAGGGGAGGATATGCAGGCGGGGGAGACAGTCATTCCGGCCGGGAGCTTCATTCATCCCGGGGTTGTGGCGCTGCTGGCTACATTCGGTTACGGGGAGGTTAAGGCAGGGAAGCGGCCGGTGGTGGGGATTCTGTCTACAGGCACCGAGCTGCTGGCAGTGACAGACCCGCTCGTACCCGGCAAAATCCGTAACAGCAACGGGCCGATGATTGCCGCCCAGCTCGCGCGGATGGGCATTCCTTACCGGATCTATGATACAGCAGCGGACCGGCTGGAGGAATGCCTGCAGACCGTCCGTCAGGCGCTCGCTGAGACCGACTGTCTGATCACAACGGGCGGAGTGTCAGTGGGCGATTATGACTACCTGCCGGAGATCTACAAGCGCCTTGGAGCTGAGGTGTTGTTCAACAAGGTAGCGATGCGTCCCGGCAGTGTGACTACAGTGGCAGTAGCCGGGGATCAATTCCTGTTCGGACTGTCCGGCAATCCGTCGGCTTGCTTCACCGGCTTCGAGCTGTTCGTAAGACCTGCGCTGCTTAAGATGATGGGGGCGGAACAATTATATCTCCCGCGTACCACAGCCGCTCTGGCGGAGGATTTCACCAAGGCGAGCCCGTTCACCCGGTTCATCCGGGCGGTATATGACGGCACTGCGGTCCGGCCGGCCGGCTTCAACAAATCGAACGCCGTCTCCTCCATCGCACGCGGTAATTCCCTAATAGTACTGCCGGGCGGAACAAGAGGCTTCGCCGCAGGAGATCAGGTGGATGTCCTGCTGCTCGGGGTGGAAGAGGGCATGAATGATTGGGTACTGTAAGGT is part of the Paenibacillus sp. FSL M7-0420 genome and harbors:
- a CDS encoding MFS transporter — translated: MIKKMQLPLQTLNLITGFMVWVIISSLMPFISEDISIPSGRLAMVTAIPVVLGSILRIPLGYYANILGARIIFMSSFVLLLFPVYFISEASTVTHLIIGGLFLGVGGAVFSVGVTSLPKYYAKEKHGLVNGIYGIGNLGTAVTTFSAPILAAQFGWQTAVKMYLILLLVFIVLNFFFGDRQEPKLRTPIIEQIKSVSRNEKLWLFSLFYFITFGSFVAFTIYLPNFLVSSFGLEKVDAGMRTAGFIAVATFFRPIGGWLADKFQPLFLLIFTFSVYTVAAIILAFMPDMGLYTAGCLAIAVSAGIGNGVIFKLVPLYFNKQAGIANGIVSMMGGLGGFFPPIMLSVIHAATGQYSIGFMLLSQVALASLVLVVWLYFQDRLALTSEVFNSTGQGILVTDVSGHIKTVNPAFTRLTGYTEEEVLGKQPSLLKSGRQPKDFYRVMWGEVKSKGMWQGEIWNKRKNGEEYLQWLNISAVKDETGEDVRYVGTFSDITQK
- a CDS encoding molybdopterin molybdotransferase MoeA, with the protein product MEMNRISVTVAEAVLRVTGRVCRTGTENVPLHASYGRILAGPLTATHDVPHFTRSPYDGYAIASRDSAGASGSNRVSFTVVDHIGAGEVSQAVIGPGEAVRLMTGAALPAGADAVVMFEQAVSAGRTFTIRKAFAPQENLSLQGEDMQAGETVIPAGSFIHPGVVALLATFGYGEVKAGKRPVVGILSTGTELLAVTDPLVPGKIRNSNGPMIAAQLARMGIPYRIYDTAADRLEECLQTVRQALAETDCLITTGGVSVGDYDYLPEIYKRLGAEVLFNKVAMRPGSVTTVAVAGDQFLFGLSGNPSACFTGFELFVRPALLKMMGAEQLYLPRTTAALAEDFTKASPFTRFIRAVYDGTAVRPAGFNKSNAVSSIARGNSLIVLPGGTRGFAAGDQVDVLLLGVEEGMNDWVL